The following are from one region of the Siniperca chuatsi isolate FFG_IHB_CAS linkage group LG13, ASM2008510v1, whole genome shotgun sequence genome:
- the chd8 gene encoding chromodomain-helicase-DNA-binding protein 8 isoform X2, translating to MADPIMDLFEDTPLFNLDALPDDSFSQGSSDPVEEALKLALGQVDPPAEPELTVNAGLNVPVAAPAIPDPAPIQVPTQQPVATAQTVSIAAAPTVAPAPAPVDTVPQIQAQTTIPISSNTSGATSSTVLLSSPLTVSSSPATTTATTQQLTQITHQLTPQQLAAITQQAGGKIVILKGPQGQAQVLQTVSGATGQTSGKVIRVLSGTPLKPGMSILQGGTVLNQASPGQAQVKVGAAGVQRLLQSPNGPVKQMLLTSMPQQVQQTQGQAIQVQIPAQAQMAQGQTQVQVQPQAQAAQIQVQAQGQVQLQPAMQAQTQGGEAKRITLVLQQPSQAGSAVPAGQAVTPQQQVTQVQQVQTAQGGQQPQTPARLVLGQLPGGKLVIQGSQLAALTQARTGGQPKVLTIQLQVQQQPNQQGGVKYQLVSGAGNTGSPQVLQISQGQGGQRVAVPLKMLLQPQTSSASSSGGTVSVVKVINTSTAGPSTTTTTPSQAIRITKAPGEPASVRRVEILCKQEKANRIVAEAIARAKARGEKNLPRVLNQDELPSTQTSPETGGTLTVVSAAKKKTSGGGSKKKSPVAGGTTPKTAGGADKKSKAKTPGGTTGVAGGTVIPGAGNKSKSKTKTNTITLVGANKRKRNVSSDHSDGELSPASPAALEDDLIMRRSNRVVKRKKYTEDLDIKITDDEDEQEDVDVTTTAAAVASISGGTAAQLKQEMELDVDGQPSMQFFVENPSEEDAAIVDKVLSMRLTKKEVSQGQYTNVEEFFVKYKNYSYLHCEWATLEQLERDKRIHQKIKRFKTKHAQMRHLFQEDEESFNPDYVEVDRILDVSHSVDKDNGEPVIYYLVKWCSLPYEDATWELKEDVDEGKVEEFSKIQNRQPRLKRTPRPSASSWKKLEESREYTNGNTLREYQLEGVNWLLFNWYNRQNCILADEMGLGKTIQSIALLSEIYAAGIQGPFLVIAPLSTITNWEREFSTWTHMNAIVYHGSLASRQMIQQYEMYCKDDKEHLIPGAYKFDALITTFEMVLSDCPELREISWRCVIIDEAHRLKNRNCKLLDSLKMLDVEHKVLLTGTPLQNTVEELFSLLHFLEPAQFPSETEFLRDFGDLKTEEQVQKLQAILKPMMLRRLKEDVEKNLAPKQETIIEVELTDVQKKYYRAILERNFSFLSLGANSNSNVPNLLNTMMELRKCCNHPYLINGAEEKIVAELREVYDPLAPDFHLQALIRSAGKLVLLDKLLPRLKAGGHKVLIFSQMVRCLDILEDYLINKRYLYERIDGRVRGNLRQAAIDRFSKPDSDRFVFLLCTRAGGLGINLTAADTCVIFDSDWNPQNDLQAQARCHRIGQSKAVKVYRLITRNSYEREMLDKASLKLGLDRAVLQSMSGNKDSNVNGIQQFSKKEIEDLLRKGAYAAIMDENDEGSRFCEEDIDQILQRRATTITIESEGKGSTFSKASFVASENRNDIALDDPEFWQKWAKKADIDMDSLNRKNTLVIDTPRVRKQTRQYSSLRGEGGDLSELDSDDEYPPANSRQSRASRRSDRHSGGGYGRTDCFRVEKHLLVYGWGRWRDILSHARCKRRLSERDVETICRVILVFCLLHYRGDENIKSFIWELITPPENGREPQTLLNHSGLSIPVPRGRKGKRVKAQSTFDVQKVEWIRKYNPDTLLLDDSYRKHLKHQCNKVLLRVRMLYYLKQEVIGEHADSVLKGADIRDVDIWMPEMEQQEVPAGWWDGEADRSLLAGVFKHGYEMYTTMRADPCFCFLERAGRPDDKAIDAEQHTGDAELGDDADYDKYSEDPEFKPASRHAKDLFEEPDSMNVDDEISVEDKVGPVITESLSSHSGACDWPSSSSLTARLRRLITAYQRTYRQEQLKIEAEAKGDRRRRRCEQASKLKEIARQERQQRWTRREECDFYRVVSTFGVEKIKKEAGLPEGGDPDFDWNRFRTFARLDKKTDESLSRYFRSFVAMCRRVCHLRPGRGEEPSELSQTVAPITEERASRTLYRISLLRRLRERVLPHPSLEERLPLAPPSSELPAWWNIGDHDRQLMLGAALHGVSRTELSIFSDPQFTFSQAREEFIQNQQAPPPPPPPQAPSIMPLSQPKTEEDVPGVKEEGAEDHARLLGGEIGANLQSTPLSHHDSKAQGQGWSLKRSRGRVGKTGGGRKGEGGSDSDSDSDSGSSSSERSGSSDESGESEEEVEGAGMKLCDVDEDNSLLSMTPSQDGIPPPDPLRVDWPKDRVLINRLDSLCTLVLTGQWPSGRRYVSEAQLNPSSELAGDEMAYTRVSRKPTGTPGGPGTDGDDGEFTVKLLKEEGLKLTFSKQALMPNGSGGESSSRKRRKDQELSDPDGLHDPLERTPRRRDPPTWLKENPDYEVEGDMLELLVNRSKRKRRRRADKALSGSEKVKVINMRTGKKVGAAFCPNLQDLREYLEENPDNAVAPEWSETVKNSGFLPETLYHRLLTEHSEIPKKSRRHHHHHHHHHHHHHTQPTPEDPNLDGAEEETLVSDGAYMMDEEDLETSHHFLTSPDFDVKMEGGDSLSQGDYDSSDQEALLDDVIIAQKDSDSSSSSED from the exons ATGGCAGACCCCATCATGGACCTCTTTGAGGACACACCCCTGTTTAACCTGGATGCCCTACCAGATGATTCCTTCTCTCAGGGCTCCTCAGATCCTGTGGAGGAGGCCCTTAAGCTGGCGTTGGGCCAAGTGGATCCGCCAGCCGAGCCTGAGCTCACAGTCAACGCGGGCCTTAATGTTCCTGTAGCAGCTCCTGCCATTCCAGACCCTGCCCCCATTCAAGTTCCTACACAGCAGCCAGTGGCGACTGCTCAGACTGTTTCCATAGCTGCAGCTCCCACTGTAGCCCCGGCTCCTGCCCCTGTTGATACTGTACCTCAAATTCAGGCCCAGACCACCATACCCATTTCCAGCAACACCAGCGGGGCCACCAGTAGCACTGTCCTGCTGAGCTCACCTCTGACTGTTTCCAGCTCCCcggccaccaccaccgccaccacacAGCAGCTCACACAGATAACTCACCAGCTCACTCCACAGCAGTTAGCTGCCATCACACAGCAGGCGGGTGGAAAAATTGTCATTCTCAAAGGTCCCCAGGGTCAAGCCCAGGTGCTGCAGACTGTATCAGGAGCCACAGGTCAGACCAGTGGAAAGGTCATCCGTGTGTTGTCTGGCACTCCTCTTAAACCTGGCATGTCCATACTGCAGGGGGGGACAGTCTTGAATCAGGCGAGCCCAGGACAAGCTCAAGTCAAGGTGGGTGCTGCAGGGGTGCAGAGGCTGCTGCAGTCTCCCAATGGGCCAGTGAAACAGATGCTCCTGACCTCCATGCCTCAGCAGGTGCAGCAGACGCAAGGCCAGGCGATTCAGGTGCAGATCCCAGCCCAAGCACAGATGGCTCAAGGCCAGACTCAAGTCCAAGTCCAGCCCCAGGCCCAGGCTGCCCAGATCCAGGTCCAGGCTCAGGGCCAGGTGCAGCTCCAGCCAGCCATGCAGGCCCAAACACAG GGTGGCGAAGCAAAGCGGATCACTCTGGTTCTCCAGCAGCCCTCTCAAGCTGGCTCTGCTGTCCCAGCAGGTCAAGCTGTTACACCCCAGCAGCAGGTCACACAAGTCCAGCAGGTTCAGACAGCCCAAGGGGGGCAGCAGCCCCAAACCCCAGCTAGACTAGTGCTGGGTCAGCTTCCCGGAGGCAAACTGGTGATCCAGGGAAGCCAGCTAGCAGCCCTGACCCAGGCTCGCACTGGAGGGCAGCCCAAAGTCCTCACAATTCAGCTGCAGGTGCAGCAGCAGCCCAACCAACAAGGAGGAGTTAAG TACCAGCTGGTCTCAGGAGCTGGCAATACTGGCAGCCCACAGGTGTTGCAGATCTCACAGGGACAAGGAGGACAGAGAGTTGCGGTGCCACTCAAAATGCTTCTGCAGCCACAG ACAAGCTCAGCATCCTCGTCTGGCGGCACAGTCTCTGTGGTGAAGGTCATCAACACGTCCACTGCAGGCCCCTCCACTACAACCACCACTCCGTCCCAGGCCATCCGCATCACCAAGGCCCCTGGCGAGCCTGCCTCTGTGCGACGAGTGGAGATCCTGTGCAAGCAGGAGAAAGCAAACCGCATTGTGGCTGAAGCTATAGCCCGGGCCAAAGCACGTGGTGAGAAGAACCTGCCCAGAGTCCTGAACCAGGATGAGCTTCCATCCACACAGACCTCCCCAGAAACAGGGGGCACTCTGACTGTGGTGTCTGCTGCTAAGAAAAAGACCAGCGGAGGAGGAAGCAAGAAGAAAAGTCCTGTAGCTGGAGGAACAACGCCCAAAACCGCAGGAGGGGCCGACAAAAAGAGCAAAGCGAAAACACCAGGAGGGACAACTGGAGTGGCTGGAGGCACAGTAATACCTGGGGCTGGAAACAAGAGCAAAAGCAAGACTAAGACAAA CACTATTACTCTAGTGGgagcaaataaaagaaagagaaatgtgtCCTCAGACCACTCTGATGGGGAATTGAGCCCTGCCTCACCTGCTGCGCTGGAGGATGACTTGATTATg AGGCGCTCCAATCGTGTGGTGAAGAGAAAGAAGTACACAGAGGACCTGGATATCAAGATAACCGATGATGAGGATGAGCAAGAAGATGTAGATGTTACTACAACCGCGGCAGCTGTGGCTTCCATCAGTGGGGGGACAGCAGCGCAGCTTAAACAGGAAATGGAGCTCGATGTTGACGGACAGCCTAGCATGCAGTTCTTTGTG gaAAACCCAAGTGAGGAAGATGCTGCCATTGTAGACAAAGTTCTGTCTATGAGGTTAACAAAGAAGGAA GTGTCCCAGGGCCAGTACACTAATGTTGAGGAATTCTTTGTGAAATACAAGAACTA TTCATATTTACACTGTGAGTGGGCCACTTtggagcagctggagagagaTAAGAGGATTCATCAAAAGATCAAGAGGTTCAAGACCAAGCACGCACAGATGAGGCACCTCTTCCAGGAG GATGAGGAGTCTTTTAACCCAGACTATGTAGAGGTGGACAGGATCCTAGACGTTTCCCACAGTGTGGACAAGGACAATGGCGAG CCCGTTATCTACTACTTGGTGAAGTGGTGCTCTCTGCCTTATGAAGACGCCACTTGGGAACTGAAGGAGGACGTGGACGAGGGCAAGGTTGAAGAGTTCAGTAAAATCCAAAACCGACAACCTCGCCTGAAGAGAACG CCACGGCCATCTGCCAGTTCATGGAAGAAGTTGGAGGAGTCCAGAGAGTACACAAATGGCAACACACTCAGAGAGTACCAGCTTGAAGGAGTCAACTGGCTGCTCTTCAACTGGTACAACAG ACAGAACTGTATCCTGGCAGATGAGATGGGTCTGGGGAAGACCATCCAGTCCATCGCACTGCTGTCCGAGATTTACGCTGCTGGCATCCAAGGCCCTTTCCTGGTCATTGCTCCCCTCTCCACCATCACCAACTGGGAGAGGGAGTTCTCCACATGGACTCACATGAACGCCATCGTCTACCACGGCAGCCTGGCCAGCCGACAGATGATCCAGCAGTATGAGATGTACTGCAAGGATGACAAG GAGCACTTGATCCCAGGTGCATACAAGTTTGACGCCCTCATCACAACCTTTGAGATGGTGTTATCTGACTGCCCAGAGCTGAGGGAGATCTCCTGGCGTTGTGTGATCATCGATGAGGCTCACCGCCTCAAGAATCGCAACTGCAAGCTGTTGGACAGCTTGAAGATGCTGGATGTG GAACACAAGGTGTTGTTGACGGGCACTCCTCTCCAGAACACTGTGGAGGAACTCTTCAGTCTGCTTCATTTCCTGGAGCCTGCTCAGTTCCCTTCCGAGACTGAATTCCTCAGAGACTTTGGAGACCTCAAAACAGAGGAACAG GTTCAGAAGCTGCAGGCCATCTTGAAACCCATGATGTTACGAAGGCTCAAAGAGGACGTTGAGAAGAACTTGGCGCCCAAACAGGAGACCATCATTGAG GTTGAGTTGACTGATGTCCAGAAGAAGTACTACCGGGCCATCCTGGAGAGGAACTTCAGTTTCCTCAGTTTAGGGGCAAACAGTAACAGCAATGTCCCCAACCTGCTCAACACTATGATGGAGCTACGCAAGTGCTGCAACCACCCCTACCTCATCAATG GCGCGGAGGAGAAGATCGTAGCAGAGTTACGGGAGGTGTATGACCCCCTGGCTCCCGACTTCCATTTGCAGGCCCTGATTCGGTCAGCCGGCAAGCTGGTGCTACTGGACAAGCTGCTGCCACGCCTCAAGGCTGGTGGCCACAAAGTGCTCATCTTCTCCCAGATGGTGCGCTGCTTAGACATTCTGGAGGACTACCTCATCAACAAGAG ataCCTTTATGAGCGAATTGATGGCAGAGTGCGTGGGAACTTACGACAGGCTGCCATCGATCGCTTCAGCAAGCCTGACTCGGACCGCTTTGTCTTCCTGCTGTGTACCCGTGCTGGCGGCCTGGGTATTAACCTCACTGCTGCTGACACCTGTGTTATATTTGACTCTGACTGGAACCCTCAAAATGACCTGCAG GCCCAAGCACGGTGTCATCGTATTGGCCAGTCTAAGGCGGTCAAGGTCTACCGTCTGATCACTAGGAACTCCTATGAGAGGGAGATGCTGGATAAAGCAAGTCTGAAGCTTGGCCTGGACCGTGCCGTCCTGCAGAGCATGAGTGGCAACAAAGACAGCAACGTCAACGGG ATCCAGCAGTTTTCCAAGAAGGAGATTGAAGACCTGCTGAGGAAGGGAGCCTACGCTGCCATCATGGATGAGAATGATGAAGGCAGTCGCTTCTGCGAGGAGGACATCGACCAGATCCTTCAGCGAAGagccaccaccatcaccatcgaGAGCGAGGGCAAGGGCTCCACGTTCTCCAAGGCCAGCTTTGTGGCCTCTGAGAACCGCAATGACATTGCCCTCGATGACCCTGAATTCTGGCAGAAGTGGGCCAAGAAAGCCGACATAGACATGGACTCCCTCAACCGAAAG AACACCCTGGTGATCGACACTCCCAGAGTCCGCAAGCAGACCCGCCAGTACTCCAGTTTACGAGGTGAAGGTGGAGACCTGTCTGAACTGGACAGCGACGATGAGTATCCACCTGCTAATTCCAGACAGTCGCGTGCCTCCCGACGCTCCGACCGCCACAGTGGAGGGGGTTACGGCCGCACTGACTGTTTCCGGGTGGAGAAACACCTGCTTGTCTATGG tTGGGGTCGCTGGCGGGACATCTTATCCCATGCTAGATGTAAGCGTCGTCTGAGTGAACGCGACGTGGAGACGATCTGCCGTGTCATCCTGGTTTTTTGTCTGCTCCACTACCGTGGCGATGAGAACATCAAGAGTTTCATCTGGGAGCTCATCACTCCGCCAGAGAACGGACGTGAACCCCAAACACTACTCAACCACTCTG GCCTGTCTATTCCTGTTCCAAGAGGCAGGAAGGGTAAGAGGGTAAAGGCCCAGAGCACATTTGATGTTCAGAAGGTGGAGTGGATCCGCAAGTACAACCCTGACACCCTGCTTCTGGACGACAGCTACCGCAAACACCTCAAGCACCAGTGCAACAA GGTGTTGCTGAGGGTGCGTATGCTCTACTATCTGAAACAGGAGGTGATTGGAGAACATGCCGACTCTGTCCTGAAGGGGGCTGACATCAG ggaTGTTGATATCTGGATGCCTGAAATGGAGCAGCAGGAGGTACCTGCAGGATGGTGGGATGGTGAGGCAGATCGCTCACTGCTTGCTGGTGTATTTAAACATG GTTATGAGATGTACACCACTATGCGTGCTGATCCCTGCTTCTGCTTCCTGGAGCGAGCTGGTCGGCCTGATGACAAGGCCATTGATGCCGAGCAGCATACTGGTGACGCCGAGCTGGGAGACGA TGCTGACTATGATAAGTACTCAGAGGATCCGGAGTTCAAGCCTGCATCAAGACACGCCAAAGATCTTTTTGAAGAG CCTGACTCCATGAACGTGGACGATGAGATTTCTGTGGAAGACAAGGTGGGGCCGGTGATCACAGAAAGCTTATCCAGTCACAGCGGTGCGTGTGACTGGCCCTCCAGCTCATCACTTACAGCGCGGTTGCGGCGGCTGATCACAGCTTACCAACGCACCTACAGGCAGGAGCAGCTGAAGATTGAAGCGGAGGCTAAGGGTGACCGCAGGCGCAGGCGGTGTGAACAGGCCAGCAAGCTGAAGGAGATTGCGCGGCAGGAACGCCAGCAGAG GTGGACACGTAGGGAAGAATGTGACTTCTACCGTGTGGTATCGACTTTTGGTGtggaaaagataaaaaaggagGCAGGTCTTCCCGAGGGCGGAGACCCTGATTTTGACTGGAATCGCTTCCGTACCTTTGCTCGTCTGGATAAAAAAACCGATGAGAGCCTCAGCCGATACTTCCGCTCTTTTGTTGCCATGTGCCGGAGAGTTTGCCACCTGCGCCCAGGCCGTGGTGAAG AACCCTCAGAGCTTTCCCAGACTGTTGCCCCCATCACTGAGGAGCGTGCTTCCCGTACCCTTTACCGTATTAGCCTCCTGCGTCGCCTCCGTGAGCGAGTCCTGCCCCACCCCTCCCTGGAGGAGCGTCTGCCTCTGGCTCCGCCCAGCTCCGAGCTGCCAGCTTGGTGGAATATAGGTGACCACGATCGTCAGCTGATGCTGGGCGCTGCACTGCATGGTGTCAGCCGCACTGAGCTCTCCATCTTTTCAGATCCACAGTTCACCTTCAGTCAGGCTCGAGAAGAGTTCATCCAGAACCAGCAGgccccaccccctccccctccacctcaGGCACCGTCCATCATGCCCCTTAGCCAGCCGAAGACTGAGGAGGACGTGCCTGGTGTAAAGGAGGAGGGAGCTGAAGACCATGCCCGGTTGCTTGGAGGTGAAATCGGTGCCAACCTACAGAGTACGCCCTTGAGTCACCATGACAGCAAGGCACAAGGGCAGGGCTGGAGCTTGAAGAGGAGCAGGGGGAGGGTCGGAAAAACAGGAGGAGGAcggaagggagagggagggtcGGATTCGGATTCCGATTCCGATTCGGGTTCATCGTCATCCGAGCGATCAGGCAGCAGTGACGAAAgtggagagagtgaggaagaggtGGAAGGAG CAGGCATGAAGCTGTGTGACGTGGATGAAGATAATAGTTTACTCTCTATGACTCCATCTCAGGATGGCATTCCTCCTCCTGATCCTCTCAGAGTTGATTGGCCCAAG gaccGTGTGTTGATCAACCGTCTGGATAGTTTGTGTACGCTGGTGCTGACTGGTCAGTGGCCCTCGGGGCGGCGCTACGTGTCTGAGGCTCAGCTCAACCCGAGCTCGGAGCTGGCGGGAGACGAGATGGCCTACACAAGGGTGAGCCGTAAACCCACTGGCACGCCTGGTGGCCCTGGGACAGATGGAGATGATGGAGAGTTCACTGTCAAGCTCCTTAAG GAGGAGGGGCTGAAGCTGACCTTCTCTAAGCAGGCCCTGATGCCCAATGGGTCTGGGGGAGAGAGCAGCAGCCGCAAGAGGCGCAAGGACCAAGAG tTATCAGACCCAGATGGACTCCATGATCCACTGGAGCGTACTCCTCGGCGCAGGGACCCTCCCACCTGGTTGAAGGAGAACCCAGATTATGAGGTGGAGGGCGACATGCTGGAG CTTCTTGTGAACAGgagcaagaggaagaggaggaggagggcagatAAAGCCCTGTCAGGCAGTGAGAAGGTCAAAGTCATTAACATGAGGACAGGAAAGAAG GTTGGAGCTGCTTTCTGTCCGAATCTGCAAGACCTGAGGGAATATCTGGAGGAGAATCCTGATAATGCTGTAGCACCTGAGTGGTCTGAAACTGTTAAGAACTCT GGCTTCCTGCCCGAGACCCTCTACCACCGACTGCTGACCGAGCACTCAGAGATCCCGAAGAAaagccgccgccaccaccaccaccaccaccaccaccaccatcatcaccacacTCAGCCCACCCCTGAAGACCCCAACCTGGACGGCGCTGAAGAGGAGACTCTGGTCTCAGACGGAGCCTACATGATGGATGAGGAAGACCTGGAGACCTCCCATCACTTCCTCACCAGTCCAGACTTTGACGTTAAAATGGAGGGCGGCGACAGCCTTTCCCAAGGGGACTATGACAGCTCAGATCAAGAGGCGTTATTGGACGATGTCATCATAGCACAGAAGGACTCTGATTCCTCATCAAGCTCAGAGGATTGA